In a genomic window of Candidatus Avedoeria danica:
- the gap gene encoding type I glyceraldehyde-3-phosphate dehydrogenase has product MPTRVAINGLGRIGEMVLRHWLHDARGVEIVAVNDLAPLDQLAYALRYDSVHPAPPRDIASGEGWLRADGHEIKALQQRDPALLPWADLGVDVVIESTGAFEARDGMAKHITAGAKRVVLTSPAKDDGADVTICMGVNEGMYDPAKHHLISNASCTTNCLAPVLRALDEAFGVSWAMVSTVHAYTGSQALVDVAAKGRRGRAAALNIVPTSTGAAKAIGLVLPHLAGKVDGMAYRVPVPDGSVIDVVCQLGHDVDADAINARFHAATIDASYRGVLAVTDDEIVSSDIVGRDESAIVDLPSTMVMGGTGRVAKVVAWYDNEWGYAGRVMDLVHYIGDNP; this is encoded by the coding sequence ATGCCCACCCGCGTCGCCATCAACGGCCTCGGCCGCATCGGCGAGATGGTCCTGCGCCACTGGCTGCACGACGCGCGCGGCGTCGAGATCGTGGCCGTCAACGACCTCGCCCCGCTCGACCAGCTGGCCTACGCGCTGCGCTACGACTCCGTCCACCCCGCGCCGCCGCGCGACATCGCCTCGGGCGAGGGGTGGCTGCGGGCGGACGGGCACGAGATCAAGGCGCTCCAGCAGCGCGACCCGGCCCTCCTGCCGTGGGCCGACCTCGGCGTCGACGTCGTCATCGAGTCGACCGGCGCGTTCGAGGCGCGTGATGGGATGGCCAAGCACATCACGGCCGGCGCGAAGCGCGTCGTCCTGACCTCGCCCGCCAAGGACGACGGCGCGGACGTGACGATCTGCATGGGCGTCAACGAGGGCATGTACGACCCGGCGAAGCACCACCTGATCTCGAACGCCAGCTGCACGACGAACTGCCTCGCCCCCGTCCTGCGCGCCCTCGACGAGGCGTTCGGCGTGTCGTGGGCGATGGTCTCGACCGTCCACGCCTACACCGGCTCGCAGGCCCTCGTCGACGTCGCCGCCAAGGGCCGCCGCGGCCGCGCCGCCGCGCTGAACATCGTCCCGACCTCCACCGGCGCCGCCAAGGCGATCGGCCTCGTCCTGCCACACTTGGCGGGCAAGGTCGACGGCATGGCCTACCGCGTCCCGGTGCCGGACGGCTCCGTCATCGACGTCGTCTGCCAGCTCGGGCACGATGTCGACGCCGACGCGATCAACGCCCGTTTCCACGCCGCGACCATCGACGCATCGTACCGCGGTGTCCTCGCCGTGACGGACGACGAGATCGTCTCGAGCGACATCGTCGGGCGGGACGAATCGGCGATCGTCGACCTGCCGTCGACGATGGTCATGGGCGGGACGGGGCGCGTGGCCAAGGTCGTGGCGTGGTACGACAACGAGTGGGGGTATGCGGGGCGGGTGATGGACCTTGTGCACTACATCGGAGACAACCCATGA
- a CDS encoding methylated-DNA--[protein]-cysteine S-methyltransferase has translation MSAGAREAVLPSPFGPFRVTVDEEGRLVRADFVDDAGGGGHAVADVDSAANAGPVGDADVHPVLARAVAQLADYFAGRPVSFDVPVAPHGTDFERRVWAHLTTIPYGRTTSYGAVAAAIGQPPDAARAVGAANARNPIAVVIPCHRVIGADGSLVGYAAGLDRKRGLLAMEHGQPSLDLFP, from the coding sequence CTGTCCGCCGGCGCGCGTGAGGCGGTGCTCCCGTCGCCGTTCGGCCCGTTCCGCGTCACCGTCGACGAGGAAGGCCGGCTCGTGCGCGCGGACTTCGTCGACGACGCGGGTGGCGGCGGGCACGCGGTCGCCGACGTCGACTCGGCGGCCAATGCCGGCCCCGTGGGCGACGCCGACGTTCACCCCGTGCTTGCCCGCGCCGTCGCCCAGCTGGCGGACTACTTCGCCGGCCGCCCGGTGTCGTTCGACGTGCCGGTCGCTCCTCACGGGACGGACTTCGAGCGCCGCGTCTGGGCGCACCTGACGACGATCCCGTACGGCCGCACGACGTCTTACGGGGCCGTCGCCGCCGCGATCGGCCAGCCCCCCGACGCCGCCCGTGCGGTCGGCGCCGCGAACGCGCGCAATCCGATCGCCGTCGTCATTCCGTGCCATCGGGTGATCGGGGCGGATGGGTCGTTGGTGGGGTACGCGGCGGGGTTGGACCGCAAGCGCGGGTTGTTGGCGATGGAACACGGCCAACCGTCGTTGGATTTGTTCCCGTAG
- the thiE gene encoding thiamine phosphate synthase, which translates to MNAPDLRLYVILDPALTRGRPVAAVASAAIAGGATFLQVRAKGATTRQLIALVDAVQAVASPHGVPVIVNDRADVAFACGAAGVHLGPDDLPPAAARRLLGPGALVGCSAGTPDEAIGAARDGADYVGTGDVFGTTSKPDADAPIGLAGLAAVVAAATIPVVAIGGVTAMNARHALAAGAAGVAVLGAVGLADDPERAARAIRDAEASA; encoded by the coding sequence ATGAACGCGCCCGACCTCCGACTCTACGTCATCCTCGACCCGGCCCTCACGCGCGGCCGCCCCGTCGCCGCCGTCGCCTCTGCCGCCATCGCCGGCGGCGCGACGTTCCTGCAGGTGCGCGCGAAGGGCGCGACGACCCGCCAGCTCATCGCACTCGTCGATGCCGTCCAGGCCGTCGCCAGCCCGCACGGCGTGCCGGTCATCGTCAACGACCGCGCCGACGTTGCCTTCGCCTGCGGCGCCGCCGGCGTCCACCTCGGCCCCGACGACCTTCCGCCGGCTGCCGCCCGCCGCCTCCTCGGTCCCGGCGCCCTCGTCGGCTGCTCGGCCGGCACGCCGGATGAGGCGATCGGTGCGGCGCGCGACGGCGCGGACTACGTCGGCACGGGCGACGTCTTCGGCACGACGTCGAAGCCGGACGCCGACGCGCCGATCGGGCTCGCCGGCCTGGCCGCCGTCGTCGCCGCCGCGACGATCCCGGTCGTCGCAATCGGCGGTGTCACGGCGATGAACGCGCGACATGCGCTCGCGGCGGGGGCGGCGGGGGTGGCGGTGCTTGGCGCGGTCGGGCTGGCGGACGATCCGGAGCGGGCGGCGCGGGCGATTCGCGACGCGGAGGCGTCGGCGTGA
- a CDS encoding glycosyltransferase family 2 protein: MPPPDTSPDGASFAVPPAAPSTGGPVTLSVVIPCYNESASVNALFERLERVLNSQRAGDASLTYEIVCVNDGSRDDTLARLIGHHRRNPAIKVVSFARNFGKEIALTAGIDHAQGDAVVPIDADLQDPPEFIGDLVAKWREGYDVVYATRRSRAGETWLKKATANTFYRVIDAMSEVAIPPNTGDFRLMDRRVVEALRHLPERNRFMKGLFAWVGFRQTAVLYDREPRYGGRTTWNYWRLWNFALDGITSFSMWPLKVWSYIGVCVSGLSFLYAVIVIVRRLFITPQDTPGYASLMAVILFLGGIQLISLGVIGEYLSRVYGEVKQRPLYLVRDRWGYGPLGPSREDVVNGNVVNGDIVSGDIVGGEGVNGDPVDRSTDRSTDRSTDRSTA, encoded by the coding sequence GTGCCGCCGCCCGACACGTCGCCGGACGGCGCGTCGTTCGCCGTACCGCCCGCCGCCCCATCCACCGGCGGCCCCGTCACGCTGTCCGTCGTCATCCCGTGCTACAACGAGTCCGCTTCCGTCAACGCCCTGTTCGAGCGCCTCGAGCGCGTCCTCAACAGCCAGCGCGCCGGCGACGCGTCGCTGACCTATGAGATCGTCTGCGTGAACGACGGCAGCCGCGACGACACGCTGGCGCGGCTCATCGGCCACCACCGGCGCAATCCGGCCATCAAGGTCGTCAGCTTCGCAAGGAACTTCGGCAAGGAGATCGCCCTCACCGCCGGCATCGACCACGCCCAAGGCGACGCCGTCGTCCCGATCGACGCCGACCTCCAGGACCCGCCGGAGTTCATCGGCGACCTCGTGGCCAAGTGGCGCGAGGGCTATGACGTCGTCTACGCCACGCGCCGCTCGCGCGCCGGCGAGACGTGGCTGAAGAAGGCGACGGCGAACACGTTCTACCGCGTGATCGACGCGATGAGCGAGGTGGCCATCCCGCCGAACACGGGCGACTTCCGCCTGATGGACCGCCGCGTCGTCGAAGCGCTGCGGCACCTGCCGGAGCGGAACCGCTTCATGAAGGGCCTGTTCGCCTGGGTCGGCTTCCGGCAGACCGCCGTGCTGTACGACCGCGAGCCGCGCTACGGCGGCCGGACGACGTGGAACTACTGGCGGCTCTGGAACTTCGCCCTGGACGGGATCACGAGCTTCTCGATGTGGCCGCTGAAGGTCTGGAGCTACATCGGCGTCTGCGTGTCCGGCCTGTCCTTCCTCTACGCCGTCATCGTCATCGTCCGGCGCCTGTTCATCACGCCGCAGGACACCCCCGGCTACGCCTCGCTGATGGCCGTCATCCTCTTCCTCGGCGGCATCCAGCTGATCTCGCTGGGCGTCATCGGCGAGTACCTCTCCCGGGTGTACGGCGAGGTCAAGCAGCGTCCGCTCTACCTGGTGCGCGACCGCTGGGGCTACGGCCCGCTCGGCCCGTCGCGCGAGGACGTCGTCAACGGCAATGTCGTCAATGGCGATATCGTCAGCGGCGATATCGTCGGCGGCGAGGGCGTGAACGGCGATCCCGTCGACCGATCCACTGACCGATCCACTGACCGATCCACTGACCGATCCACCGCATGA
- a CDS encoding aminotransferase class I/II-fold pyridoxal phosphate-dependent enzyme, whose protein sequence is MTAARLRPFGASVFSTMTALATEHRAINLAQGFPDFDGPDELLDAAAAAMGAGHNQYARSAGHPRLVQAVAGRVAHDYGLQYDPMTEVAVTAGATEGIAAAMLGLLEPGDEVVLFEPFYDSYPAAVAMAGGVVRPCTLRFPDFALDEAALAACFTARTKAVLLNTPHNPTGKVFTPGELAAIARLAEAHDAFVVSDEVYEHLTYDGVAHVPIATLPGMRDRTLTLSSLGKTYSLTGWKTGWATGPAHLVAGLQAAHQFLTFCSATPFQQAAAVALDSLRDAFVAGLKAEYTERRDMLVGALRDVGFDVAVPNGTYFVLADYTRAWSGGDDHAFARHLTTTVGVACIPPSVFYADNVDEGRRLARFAFCKRVATLEGAAGRLKAGLGG, encoded by the coding sequence ATGACCGCCGCCCGCCTCCGCCCCTTCGGCGCCAGCGTCTTCAGCACGATGACCGCGCTGGCCACCGAACATCGTGCGATCAACCTGGCCCAAGGCTTCCCGGACTTCGACGGCCCCGACGAGCTGCTCGACGCGGCTGCCGCGGCGATGGGCGCCGGCCACAACCAGTACGCCCGCTCGGCCGGCCACCCGCGGCTCGTCCAAGCCGTCGCCGGTCGCGTGGCCCATGACTACGGGCTGCAGTACGACCCGATGACCGAGGTCGCCGTCACCGCCGGCGCCACCGAGGGCATCGCGGCCGCGATGCTCGGCCTGCTCGAGCCGGGCGACGAGGTCGTCCTGTTCGAGCCGTTCTACGACAGCTATCCGGCCGCCGTGGCGATGGCGGGCGGGGTCGTGCGTCCGTGCACGCTGCGCTTCCCGGACTTCGCGCTCGACGAGGCCGCGCTGGCGGCGTGCTTCACGGCGCGCACGAAGGCCGTCCTGCTGAACACGCCTCACAACCCGACCGGCAAGGTCTTCACGCCGGGCGAGCTGGCCGCCATCGCGCGACTGGCTGAGGCGCACGATGCGTTCGTCGTGTCCGACGAGGTATATGAGCACCTGACGTACGACGGCGTCGCGCACGTCCCGATCGCGACGCTTCCCGGCATGCGCGACCGGACGCTCACGCTCTCGTCGCTCGGCAAGACGTACTCGCTGACGGGCTGGAAGACCGGCTGGGCGACGGGCCCGGCGCACCTCGTCGCGGGCCTGCAGGCGGCCCACCAGTTCCTCACGTTCTGCAGCGCGACGCCGTTCCAGCAAGCGGCCGCCGTGGCGCTGGACTCGCTGCGCGACGCATTCGTCGCCGGGCTGAAGGCCGAGTACACGGAGCGCCGTGACATGCTCGTCGGAGCGCTCCGCGATGTCGGCTTCGACGTCGCCGTCCCGAACGGTACGTACTTCGTCCTGGCCGACTACACGCGCGCTTGGTCGGGCGGTGACGACCATGCGTTTGCCCGCCACCTGACGACGACCGTCGGGGTCGCGTGCATCCCGCCGAGCGTGTTCTATGCGGACAACGTCGACGAAGGGCGGCGGCTGGCGCGATTTGCGTTCTGCAAGCGAGTGGCGACGTTGGAGGGGGCGGCGGGGCGGTTGAAGGCGGGGTTGGGGGGATGA
- a CDS encoding carbon-nitrogen family hydrolase: protein MIVAGVEMDIAWEDPAANLARADAAAAAAKAAGASFVVLPEMFATGFSMDAERIAPWGGEIRMGLAEIARRHNLWVLGGYAEPGPGRPRNAASVIDPRGDEALRYHKIHPFTFGGEDAHYDGGDALPTADIDGVRVTPLICYDLRFPEPFRAAADRTDLFIVIASWPAARSAHWSTLLAARAIENQAYVLGVNRIGEGGGLAYGGGSVLHDPWGGVAAAAGDHGVARLVVGTVDAAVVADARARFSALADRRGDVYAGLQGH from the coding sequence ATGATCGTCGCCGGCGTCGAGATGGACATCGCGTGGGAGGACCCGGCGGCGAACCTGGCGCGCGCCGACGCGGCCGCGGCGGCGGCGAAGGCGGCGGGCGCGTCGTTCGTCGTGCTGCCGGAGATGTTCGCCACCGGCTTCTCGATGGATGCCGAGCGGATCGCGCCGTGGGGCGGGGAGATCCGGATGGGGCTGGCCGAAATCGCCCGGCGGCACAACCTGTGGGTGTTGGGCGGTTACGCCGAGCCCGGCCCCGGCCGACCGCGCAACGCCGCCAGCGTGATCGACCCCCGTGGTGACGAGGCGCTGCGCTACCACAAGATCCACCCGTTCACGTTCGGCGGCGAGGATGCCCACTACGACGGCGGCGATGCGCTGCCCACCGCCGACATCGACGGCGTCCGCGTCACGCCGCTCATCTGCTACGACCTCCGCTTCCCCGAGCCCTTCCGCGCCGCGGCCGATCGCACGGACCTGTTCATCGTGATCGCCAGCTGGCCCGCGGCCCGCAGCGCGCACTGGTCGACGCTGCTCGCGGCGCGGGCGATCGAGAACCAGGCGTACGTGCTGGGGGTGAACCGGATCGGCGAGGGGGGCGGGTTGGCGTATGGGGGCGGGTCGGTGTTGCACGATCCGTGGGGGGGCGTGGCGGCGGCGGCGGGGGATCACGGGGTGGCGCGGCTCGTCGTCGGGACGGTCGACGCGGCGGTGGTGGCGGACGCGCGGGCGCGGTTCTCGGCGCTGGCGGATCGGCGGGGGGACGTGTACGCGGGCCTGCAGGGGCATTAG
- a CDS encoding VWA domain-containing protein: MLSRAAMPAHRRPVRPSAALAAALLLAAAASFAAASMPARAAVGPQRTWQLPAATPFEPTDVAILPDGRLAIADGRSRTVLLFDRDGNRVGATPRLFNWTPVAVSGNALDGAWFVAWLFDRGGTESDPLERPSADESRNHGAIERVASNGTVSRITVSFDPRQLGLIDIAVRPLDGRLVVHPSVNSVDPQVLASAIVVPGPVQPRVAVWRNNWTGFTQANGRPFEVYDSISEGAGAPRANLRKAITFTGEVPIAVGAGSDLRFHVLVRPDVGVPAAGGGPLVRIIGEALTEIGAVRLEDTPAPPPTRWPWALDVGADGDYAVSTAREFFEVTRYDAAGRVRHRLVGGRAKERFDLSGWRNPVTSMPRAVAVAAGDLGLPVVVDRTAAGLLALGPTGVVVPLRQGAPAIDVATSAGAIFTVDELGRVRRYDGAGQSDTAWPAVIAPGGTRIAAAGGRVHVAQPISRTVLVLDASNGAIVAQHTSPRAGEWPDDIAATADGTLYAIDATRNELAVLSPSGAVSATWSVGLASAPRFVAVADIPGGRIAVVATDDGAVERYDAATGTLVDRWQPSDADGTAFVPGDVAVGPDGTVYVAQTERGAVHAYPPTPVPIESPPAAATPTPGPLSCDVRGTKGAAPRRIVLGETVDVSITLRAACPGATRFEGADVLLVVDRSGSMARDDKIDTAKAVAVRLARAFAGTPHRVGLVTFAAEAQLDAPLSAAGDVASLLADVSAEGTTDVSAALALAHATLRADRRPKAVPIAVVITDGRSDTLYDGDALASDGILLATVAVGIDASRNDLSQIAADTDLAFVASAPGAAAAIHRRLLSTIFGTVAGDWTIDDALGAQVELVEDSPRPVAARSDDMLRWARPILPPGGITLTYRVRPLATGLINTNRFAWANYTDADGARRRHILPIPVVEVIAPTPTPTPTPTPTPTATATPIPPTIYLPLALTERCRPVTSPVDAVLVLDASSSMLERIADGRTKLEAARTAVGTFLDNLRLSGRDQAAIVAFHSAAVVAAPLTADRGRLDRALVAIATDRQTCLVCGVDAAIGILDAAGHRPDRRALIVLLTDGRSNPRPASEAVARAAAAKAAGVAVFTIGLGSDLDAAALEAIASSPKSFYRTSDAASLEAIYRDIARDLPCPAAQFWGRR; the protein is encoded by the coding sequence ATGCTGTCCCGCGCTGCAATGCCCGCCCATCGCCGACCCGTCCGTCCGTCCGCCGCCCTCGCCGCCGCCCTGCTCCTGGCCGCCGCCGCCTCGTTCGCCGCCGCGTCGATGCCCGCGCGTGCCGCCGTCGGCCCGCAGCGCACGTGGCAGCTGCCCGCGGCGACGCCGTTCGAGCCGACGGACGTTGCGATCCTGCCCGACGGCCGCCTGGCGATCGCCGACGGGCGGTCGCGAACCGTCCTGCTCTTCGACCGGGACGGAAATCGGGTGGGTGCGACGCCCCGCCTCTTCAACTGGACGCCCGTCGCCGTGTCGGGCAACGCGCTCGACGGCGCTTGGTTCGTTGCCTGGCTGTTCGATCGTGGAGGCACAGAGTCCGACCCGCTCGAGCGGCCGTCGGCCGACGAATCGCGGAACCACGGCGCCATCGAGCGGGTCGCCTCCAACGGCACGGTGTCCCGGATCACCGTGTCGTTCGATCCCAGGCAGCTCGGCCTCATCGATATCGCCGTACGGCCGCTCGATGGTCGGTTGGTGGTGCATCCGAGCGTCAACAGCGTGGATCCACAGGTGCTGGCAAGCGCGATCGTGGTGCCGGGTCCCGTCCAGCCAAGAGTCGCCGTATGGCGCAACAACTGGACGGGATTCACGCAGGCCAACGGTCGCCCGTTCGAGGTGTACGACAGCATCAGCGAAGGTGCAGGCGCTCCGCGAGCGAACCTCCGCAAGGCGATCACGTTCACCGGCGAGGTCCCGATCGCGGTCGGCGCCGGCAGCGACCTGCGCTTCCACGTCCTGGTTCGGCCGGACGTCGGCGTGCCTGCCGCGGGCGGCGGACCGCTCGTCCGGATCATCGGCGAAGCGCTCACCGAGATCGGCGCCGTTCGCCTGGAGGACACGCCGGCCCCGCCCCCGACCCGGTGGCCGTGGGCGCTCGATGTCGGCGCCGATGGCGACTACGCGGTGTCGACGGCCCGCGAGTTCTTCGAGGTGACGCGCTACGACGCTGCGGGCCGTGTCCGTCACCGCCTGGTGGGCGGGCGCGCGAAAGAGCGGTTCGACCTCTCGGGCTGGCGGAACCCTGTCACGAGCATGCCGCGCGCCGTGGCCGTGGCCGCCGGTGACCTCGGCCTGCCCGTGGTCGTCGATCGAACGGCCGCTGGCCTGCTTGCGCTCGGCCCCACCGGAGTCGTCGTCCCGCTGCGTCAAGGCGCGCCGGCCATCGACGTCGCCACATCCGCCGGGGCCATCTTCACCGTCGACGAGCTTGGGCGCGTGCGGCGCTACGACGGCGCGGGCCAGTCGGACACGGCTTGGCCGGCCGTCATCGCCCCGGGCGGCACCCGGATCGCCGCCGCGGGCGGCCGTGTCCACGTGGCCCAGCCGATCTCCCGCACCGTCCTCGTGCTCGACGCGTCCAACGGTGCCATCGTCGCACAGCACACGTCGCCGCGTGCAGGCGAATGGCCGGACGACATCGCCGCGACCGCGGACGGGACCCTCTACGCGATCGACGCGACGCGCAACGAGTTGGCCGTCCTGTCACCGTCCGGCGCCGTCTCCGCCACGTGGTCCGTCGGCCTCGCCTCGGCCCCGCGCTTCGTGGCCGTCGCGGACATCCCCGGCGGCCGTATTGCGGTCGTGGCCACGGACGACGGCGCCGTGGAGCGGTACGATGCGGCCACCGGCACGCTCGTCGACCGCTGGCAGCCGTCCGATGCCGACGGCACCGCGTTCGTGCCGGGCGACGTCGCCGTCGGTCCGGACGGCACGGTCTACGTGGCGCAGACGGAGCGGGGCGCGGTGCATGCCTATCCGCCCACCCCTGTGCCGATCGAATCACCGCCCGCCGCCGCGACGCCGACGCCGGGGCCACTGTCATGCGACGTGCGCGGGACCAAGGGCGCCGCGCCGCGCCGCATCGTCCTCGGCGAAACCGTCGACGTCTCGATCACGCTGCGCGCCGCGTGCCCCGGCGCCACCCGGTTCGAGGGTGCCGACGTGCTCCTCGTCGTCGATCGATCCGGTTCGATGGCGCGCGACGACAAGATCGACACGGCCAAGGCGGTCGCCGTGCGCCTGGCGCGTGCGTTCGCCGGAACGCCGCACCGCGTCGGTCTGGTGACGTTCGCGGCCGAGGCGCAGCTGGACGCGCCGCTCTCGGCCGCGGGCGACGTTGCGTCGCTCCTGGCCGATGTCTCCGCCGAAGGGACGACGGACGTCTCCGCCGCCCTCGCGCTCGCCCACGCGACGCTGCGTGCCGATCGCCGGCCGAAGGCGGTGCCGATCGCCGTCGTCATCACGGACGGCCGCTCCGACACGTTGTACGACGGGGACGCGCTGGCGTCGGACGGGATCCTGCTCGCCACCGTGGCTGTCGGCATCGACGCGTCGCGGAACGATCTCTCGCAGATCGCCGCAGACACGGACCTCGCCTTCGTCGCCAGCGCGCCGGGCGCCGCAGCCGCCATCCACCGCCGCCTGCTGTCGACGATCTTCGGCACCGTCGCCGGCGACTGGACGATCGACGACGCCCTCGGCGCCCAGGTCGAGCTCGTCGAGGACAGCCCGCGCCCGGTGGCTGCCCGCAGCGACGACATGCTGCGCTGGGCGCGCCCGATCCTGCCGCCCGGCGGCATCACGCTCACCTACCGCGTCCGCCCGCTGGCCACGGGCTTGATCAACACAAACCGCTTCGCGTGGGCCAACTACACGGATGCCGACGGCGCGCGCCGCCGCCACATCCTGCCGATCCCGGTCGTCGAGGTCATCGCGCCGACGCCAACGCCGACGCCGACACCCACACCGACGCCGACGGCCACGGCGACGCCCATCCCGCCGACGATCTACCTCCCCCTCGCCCTCACCGAGCGCTGCCGCCCGGTGACATCGCCCGTCGACGCCGTCCTCGTCCTCGATGCCTCCAGCAGCATGCTCGAACGGATCGCGGACGGCCGGACGAAGCTCGAAGCGGCCCGTACGGCGGTCGGGACGTTCCTCGACAACCTTCGACTATCCGGCAGGGATCAGGCCGCAATCGTCGCGTTCCATAGCGCGGCCGTCGTCGCTGCGCCGCTGACCGCCGACCGCGGCCGGCTCGACCGTGCCCTTGTCGCCATCGCCACGGACCGCCAGACGTGCCTGGTGTGCGGCGTCGACGCGGCGATCGGCATTCTCGACGCGGCGGGCCACCGACCCGACCGCCGGGCGCTGATCGTCCTCCTGACGGACGGCCGCTCGAACCCGCGGCCGGCCAGCGAGGCGGTGGCGCGGGCGGCGGCGGCGAAGGCGGCGGGCGTCGCGGTCTTCACGATCGGCCTGGGCAGCGACCTCGATGCCGCTGCGCTCGAGGCGATCGCGTCCTCGCCGAAGTCGTTCTACCGCACATCCGACGCCGCGTCGCTGGAAGCGATCTACCGCGACATCGCCCGCGACCTGCCGTGTCCGGCAGCGCAGTTCTGGGGGCGGCGATAG
- the thiD gene encoding bifunctional hydroxymethylpyrimidine kinase/phosphomethylpyrimidine kinase codes for MRLPTALTIAGSDSGGGAGIQADLKTFQALGVYGASAITALTAQNTLGVQGVVVVPPAFVAQQIDSVLDDIGADAVKIGMLADSGIVAAVVERLVAHRVTTLVVDPVMVAKGGDALLAPEASAALIADLLPLATVVTPNLHEAGVLLGRLVRTFDDMIAAATAIHAMGPGAVLVKGGHTIDAAGDPSEDSIDVLYDGRDHHTFRAARIDTPNTHGTGCTYAAAIAAELAKGQPLRAAVASAKAYITEAIRCGAGMRIGGGHGPVDHAWAWHSDEEGR; via the coding sequence ATCCGCCTCCCCACCGCCCTCACGATCGCCGGCTCGGACTCCGGCGGCGGCGCCGGCATTCAAGCGGACCTGAAGACGTTCCAGGCGCTCGGCGTGTACGGCGCCAGCGCGATCACGGCGCTCACCGCGCAGAACACGCTCGGCGTGCAGGGCGTCGTCGTCGTCCCGCCGGCCTTCGTCGCCCAGCAGATCGACAGCGTCCTGGACGACATCGGCGCCGACGCGGTCAAGATCGGGATGCTGGCCGACAGCGGGATCGTCGCCGCCGTCGTCGAGCGCCTCGTCGCCCACCGCGTCACGACGCTCGTCGTCGACCCGGTGATGGTGGCCAAGGGGGGCGACGCGCTGCTCGCGCCCGAGGCGAGCGCGGCGCTGATCGCCGACCTCCTGCCGCTGGCGACCGTCGTCACGCCCAACCTGCACGAGGCCGGCGTGCTGCTCGGCCGGCTGGTACGGACGTTCGACGACATGATCGCGGCTGCGACGGCGATCCACGCGATGGGGCCCGGCGCCGTCCTCGTGAAGGGCGGCCACACGATCGATGCCGCGGGCGATCCGAGCGAGGACAGCATCGACGTCCTCTACGACGGCCGCGACCACCACACGTTCCGCGCCGCCCGGATCGACACGCCGAACACGCACGGCACGGGCTGTACCTACGCTGCAGCCATCGCCGCCGAGCTGGCCAAGGGCCAGCCGCTGCGCGCGGCCGTCGCCTCCGCCAAGGCCTACATCACCGAGGCGATCCGCTGCGGCGCCGGCATGCGCATCGGCGGCGGCCATGGACCGGTCGACCACGCCTGGGCGTGGCACAGCGACGAGGAGGGACGATGA